The following nucleotide sequence is from Pedobacter sp. PACM 27299.
TTTTTCTTCTTGCTAAACATGGTATAGTAGAATTTTTGGATTCAAACTCAAAAGGTTTGCCAATGAATGATATCGGCCATACTGTCAGTTTTCAAATGAAAAACTGACCAGAATGGCCGGATAATAAATAATTTGTCAGAAAATGGTTACACAATTTGTGCATCCTGATGCACTACACCAGCTTCACATTTAATGATTCTGGAAGGCAAAGTGCGGATAATATGGTAGTCGTGGGTCGCCATTAATACTGCGGTTCCTCCCTGACTGATTTGTTTCAGCAACATCACAATTTCTTCAGAAGTATCCGGGTCCAGGTTACCTGTAGGCTCATCAGCCAGGATGATTTCCGGGTTATTCAATAAAGCACGCGCAATCACCACACGCTGCTGCTCGCCACCGGAAAGCTCATGTGGCATTTTTCTGATTTTAGAACGCAAACCTACTTTTTCCAGTACGTCTTTAATGCGCTCCTGAATTAAGGCTGCATCCTTCCAACCTGTTGCTTTCAAGACGAACTCTAAGTTTTTTTCTACCGTTCTATCCGTCAGCAGTTGGAAATCCTGAAACACAATACCCAGTTTTCTACGCAAATAAGGCACGTCTTTAATCGCCAGGTTCTTTAAATCAAATCCAGCAACCTGTCCTTCACCGTTTCCGATGTGCAGGTCCCCGTAAATGATTTTCAGTAAACTACTTTTACCAGATCCTGTCTGACCGATTAGAAAAACGAATTCTCCCTTATCCACATTCAGATTTACATTAGATAAGACCAGGTGTTTCTGCTGGAACACATCTACGTTCTTTAAATTTATAACTGCGTTTTCTGTCATGTTTAAATATCTAATTTAGCAATTTGTCCGAAAGGCAAATCGTTCACAAAATTCATTATATAGGGTAACTTATCGCCCAAACCGAGTTTCTCTAAAGATTTATCAGGTCTGTCTACCCGAAAATACGCCAATAGCGTGAATTTATCATCCCGCAACTG
It contains:
- a CDS encoding cell division ATP-binding protein FtsE encodes the protein MTENAVINLKNVDVFQQKHLVLSNVNLNVDKGEFVFLIGQTGSGKSSLLKIIYGDLHIGNGEGQVAGFDLKNLAIKDVPYLRRKLGIVFQDFQLLTDRTVEKNLEFVLKATGWKDAALIQERIKDVLEKVGLRSKIRKMPHELSGGEQQRVVIARALLNNPEIILADEPTGNLDPDTSEEIVMLLKQISQGGTAVLMATHDYHIIRTLPSRIIKCEAGVVHQDAQIV